A part of Paenibacillus sp. IHBB 10380 genomic DNA contains:
- a CDS encoding ATP-grasp domain-containing protein, with the protein MEDSGIHLEPFRRARSGRVLWHANINEDQHWNETALFPSFANPQQLTLIEQQEQQLLWIAEPQDIVWLRHPPDPQFLEYIKSYRDKLPQICVTSDAGQAAVCTAGLSPETFTFMPFMLTSDNVALAEQYEWGLIDSNAELVKHMNSKYVTRRLAEENGFRVTQGRFCSNPQELIEAYSEIRATGFTKAVLKQAYGSSGRGLTMIENEDKFRQLSSYIRKRTTCFELLLEAWHPIKHSLNAQLWIEPDSVHLLAVTEQRINNYGVYIGTNYTPHYDAAVMEEYRAEMLRLGAVLRQRGYAGIAGIDSIVDDKNNLYPVIEINGRFTQVTYLLPFIETLLPSYKYVESRYIHMETSDKFSFDEIKSRFEAELQPDLEHQFTIYTFAFYNQPHTNLYRIFILFYGNEAAKLNDMLYKFERFTMMQTSSL; encoded by the coding sequence ATGGAAGACAGCGGTATTCACTTGGAACCATTTCGCAGGGCGAGATCTGGACGCGTTCTATGGCATGCGAACATCAATGAAGATCAACACTGGAATGAGACTGCACTATTCCCTTCATTTGCGAATCCGCAGCAGCTAACGTTAATTGAACAGCAGGAACAGCAACTACTTTGGATTGCCGAGCCGCAGGATATAGTTTGGCTTCGGCATCCGCCCGACCCACAATTTTTGGAATATATAAAGAGTTACCGGGATAAGTTACCGCAAATCTGTGTTACATCAGATGCCGGTCAGGCGGCTGTATGTACGGCGGGGTTATCGCCTGAGACATTTACCTTCATGCCTTTTATGTTGACCTCAGACAATGTCGCACTAGCTGAACAATATGAATGGGGTTTGATCGATTCCAATGCGGAATTAGTGAAGCACATGAACAGCAAATATGTCACAAGAAGACTGGCCGAAGAAAACGGATTTCGCGTGACACAGGGCAGATTTTGCAGTAATCCGCAAGAGCTGATTGAAGCGTACAGTGAAATACGGGCTACTGGATTTACCAAGGCTGTACTCAAGCAGGCATACGGATCTTCCGGCAGGGGTCTGACGATGATCGAGAATGAGGATAAATTCAGGCAATTGTCTTCATATATTCGTAAGCGGACAACCTGCTTTGAATTGTTACTGGAAGCTTGGCACCCAATCAAGCACTCTTTAAACGCACAGCTATGGATTGAGCCCGATTCCGTTCATCTGCTTGCGGTTACCGAACAGAGAATAAATAATTACGGAGTATACATTGGCACGAATTATACACCGCATTATGACGCCGCTGTAATGGAAGAATATCGTGCGGAAATGCTGCGGTTGGGAGCTGTACTTAGGCAACGTGGTTATGCAGGAATTGCTGGGATAGACTCTATCGTTGATGATAAAAATAATCTATATCCGGTTATTGAAATTAACGGAAGATTTACACAGGTTACCTACTTGCTACCCTTTATTGAAACGTTACTTCCATCCTATAAATATGTAGAAAGCCGCTATATTCATATGGAGACAAGTGATAAGTTCTCCTTTGACGAGATCAAATCCAGATTTGAAGCTGAGCTTCAACCTGATCTGGAACATCAATTTACCATCTACACATTCGCCTTCTATAATCAACCACACACGAACCTATATCGCATCTTTATTCTATTTTACGGAAACGAAGCCGCCAAACTGAACGATATGCTGTATAAGTTTGAGCGTTTCACCATGATGCAAACTTCCTCTTTGTAA
- a CDS encoding HAD family hydrolase, whose amino-acid sequence MYNTVIFDVDGTLIDTERAVLGSLQKMLKTDYGRVTEIQDLTFVLGIPGSTALPQLGIKDIHKGNERWNYFMKDFFSSIEVFNGISDVLDTLKRRNIVQGIVTSKTTEELISDFVPFGLMRYLTHTVCANDTEKHKPNPEPILKFLEISGADPATSIYIGDTIYDYECARDAGVDFGLALWGCKNHEHIQTRYKFEKPQDLIKLL is encoded by the coding sequence ATGTATAATACCGTTATTTTTGATGTTGATGGCACGTTAATAGATACAGAGAGAGCCGTTTTAGGTTCCCTACAAAAAATGCTAAAAACAGATTATGGCAGAGTTACTGAAATACAAGACCTTACTTTTGTACTTGGAATCCCAGGATCTACAGCATTACCACAGCTAGGAATCAAAGACATCCATAAAGGTAATGAGCGTTGGAATTACTTCATGAAAGACTTCTTTAGTTCAATTGAGGTATTCAATGGAATTTCCGATGTATTGGATACTCTTAAGCGTAGGAATATCGTCCAAGGTATAGTCACTTCGAAGACAACCGAAGAATTAATCAGTGATTTTGTTCCATTTGGTCTGATGAGGTATTTAACACATACGGTCTGTGCAAATGACACGGAGAAACACAAACCCAACCCTGAACCCATACTAAAATTTTTGGAGATCTCTGGTGCTGATCCTGCGACATCTATTTATATTGGAGATACCATTTACGATTATGAATGTGCAAGAGATGCTGGAGTAGATTTCGGTTTAGCTCTATGGGGATGTAAGAATCATGAACATATACAGACTAGATATAAGTTTGAAAAACCACAAGATTTAATTAAGTTACTTTGA
- a CDS encoding acyl carrier protein — MIQSIMNILCDIKESPEMMSTLNPQTNIIQDVGLDSLQMINFVLAIEDFFDLEIDYETFDYEHMSTIETFVSFLEKEKAPSANGASREVMNESSNLSKIGG, encoded by the coding sequence ATGATTCAATCCATTATGAATATTTTATGTGATATTAAGGAATCCCCAGAGATGATGTCAACGTTAAATCCGCAGACGAATATTATTCAGGATGTTGGTTTGGATTCATTGCAAATGATCAATTTTGTGTTGGCGATTGAAGACTTCTTTGATCTGGAGATAGATTATGAGACTTTCGACTACGAGCATATGAGCACGATAGAGACTTTCGTCTCTTTTTTAGAGAAAGAGAAAGCACCGTCAGCTAACGGAGCAAGTAGAGAAGTCATGAATGAATCATCCAATTTATCAAAGATAGGAGGATAG
- a CDS encoding carbohydrate ABC transporter permease, whose amino-acid sequence MPTAIKSKGFIALALLPALLLFVVFVIIPIFWSAYYGMFEWKGIGAAKFIGFGNYVEIVQDEIFWRALKNNMILVVSAIIGQIPVALILALLLIKNSFFSRFIRSAVFMPMVLSTVVVGLIWGYIYHPQFGLVNTILEAVGLGSWTRAWLSDINVNMFAITIPINWSNIGPYMIIFIAALQNISPEIDDAANIDGAQRGKKLFYVTLPMIWSTVVVTLVLCISGSLKAFDHVMVMTHGGPAQSTELLATYMYNNTFRVYRYGYGSAVSTIIMIISALLIGINYILTRRKAE is encoded by the coding sequence ATGCCTACGGCTATAAAAAGTAAAGGATTTATTGCACTAGCCCTGCTTCCGGCACTGCTACTGTTTGTGGTCTTTGTCATCATTCCAATTTTCTGGTCCGCTTACTATGGAATGTTTGAGTGGAAAGGAATCGGAGCAGCTAAATTTATTGGTTTCGGTAACTACGTTGAGATTGTGCAGGATGAAATTTTCTGGAGAGCACTTAAGAATAACATGATTCTGGTCGTATCAGCGATTATAGGACAGATTCCAGTTGCGCTCATCTTAGCGTTGCTTCTAATTAAGAACTCTTTCTTCAGTCGGTTTATTCGTTCTGCGGTATTCATGCCTATGGTGCTCTCAACCGTTGTTGTGGGACTTATCTGGGGGTACATCTACCATCCGCAATTCGGACTGGTCAATACCATCTTGGAGGCAGTTGGGCTTGGATCTTGGACCCGAGCTTGGCTCTCCGATATCAATGTGAATATGTTCGCTATCACGATTCCGATTAACTGGAGTAATATCGGCCCATATATGATCATCTTTATCGCAGCATTGCAGAATATATCGCCAGAAATTGATGATGCCGCTAATATCGATGGAGCACAGAGAGGCAAGAAGTTGTTTTACGTAACGCTGCCCATGATCTGGAGCACCGTGGTTGTCACCCTTGTACTTTGTATTTCGGGAAGCTTGAAGGCGTTTGATCATGTCATGGTGATGACGCATGGAGGACCGGCGCAATCGACAGAGCTACTCGCCACTTACATGTACAACAATACGTTCCGTGTTTATCGTTATGGGTACGGTTCTGCCGTGTCCACCATCATCATGATCATTAGCGCGTTACTGATCGGGATTAATTATATCCTGACCAGAAGAAAAGCGGAATAA
- a CDS encoding ABC transporter ATP-binding protein, with protein sequence MGNAIEVRHLVKNFEYYKKEIGMRQSLKNLFFRKKLVKEAVNDVSFSIAEGEMVGFLGPNGAGKSTTLKMLSGILHPTSGSASVFGYTPWERKKQFKQLFSIVMGQKSQLWPDLPAGESIFLNKCIYQVSDEDYHRTLDELSGLLDVKELLGVQVRRLSFGERMKMELIASLIHRPKLMFLDEPTIGLDIISQRAVRNFLKYYNEQYHATVILTSHYMKDIEDLCPRAILINAGTIVYDGELKKINAYHDERKLIKLHFSEQISLEPLKAFGEVKEFDGYYAVIEVGKEEVRICLQQFLYRFPVVDFTIEDLTIEDGIAELYRGSA encoded by the coding sequence ATGGGGAATGCCATTGAAGTCCGTCATTTGGTGAAAAATTTTGAGTATTACAAGAAAGAAATTGGAATGAGGCAATCTCTCAAAAACCTATTTTTCCGCAAAAAATTAGTGAAAGAAGCGGTTAATGATGTGTCGTTTTCCATTGCAGAAGGCGAAATGGTTGGTTTTCTCGGCCCAAATGGAGCGGGGAAGAGCACTACTCTGAAAATGTTATCTGGCATCCTACACCCAACTTCAGGAAGTGCAAGCGTTTTTGGATATACTCCATGGGAGCGTAAGAAACAATTTAAACAGCTATTTTCAATTGTTATGGGGCAGAAAAGCCAGCTTTGGCCTGATTTGCCGGCGGGAGAGTCTATTTTCTTGAATAAGTGTATTTACCAAGTATCTGACGAGGATTATCATCGAACACTTGATGAGTTATCCGGACTGTTGGATGTAAAGGAATTACTGGGTGTGCAAGTACGTAGACTCTCCTTTGGAGAACGGATGAAGATGGAATTGATTGCGTCCTTGATTCACAGGCCCAAGCTGATGTTCCTAGATGAGCCGACTATTGGATTAGATATTATCTCCCAACGAGCCGTCCGTAATTTTCTGAAATATTATAATGAACAATATCATGCTACGGTCATATTAACGAGTCACTATATGAAGGATATTGAGGATCTTTGTCCGAGGGCCATCCTGATTAACGCAGGTACCATTGTATACGATGGTGAACTCAAAAAGATTAATGCATATCATGATGAGAGAAAATTGATCAAGCTTCACTTTTCGGAACAGATTTCATTGGAACCACTGAAAGCATTCGGAGAAGTGAAAGAGTTTGACGGTTACTATGCTGTAATCGAGGTGGGAAAAGAAGAAGTCCGAATATGCTTGCAGCAATTTTTGTACAGGTTTCCTGTTGTGGATTTCACGATTGAAGATCTGACGATTGAAGATGGAATTGCCGAACTCTATAGAGGTAGCGCATGA
- a CDS encoding antibiotic biosynthesis monooxygenase has translation MFIQNRTMLVEKGNSDKVIARFSQESPIDSMEGLIDISVMVNNKSKENEEVIVVVRWESREDWKNWEKSDAHLQGHRDSRGQGSPSFILSTSVHMYDSQIVKRGKAFANR, from the coding sequence TTGTTTATACAGAATAGAACGATGTTAGTGGAAAAAGGTAATAGTGATAAGGTGATTGCACGTTTTAGCCAGGAAAGCCCGATTGATAGCATGGAAGGATTAATTGATATTAGCGTTATGGTCAATAACAAGAGTAAAGAAAATGAAGAGGTTATTGTGGTAGTCCGCTGGGAGTCGCGTGAGGATTGGAAAAACTGGGAGAAAAGTGATGCGCATCTGCAGGGGCACCGTGACAGTAGAGGCCAGGGGTCACCTTCATTTATCCTCAGCACTTCAGTACATATGTACGACTCACAGATCGTCAAGCGTGGCAAAGCTTTCGCTAATCGGTAG
- a CDS encoding ABC transporter permease gives MTRNKYVVAFRIGFQSSLEYRFNFFLSLLSAVFPMIVQYYMWTAVYASAGENAVFGYSYREMIMYTILAAVVSKLVITNIEHSIAEDIKSGGLNKYIIQPIYYFGFRISSYIGQRLIYFTISLFIILALTYALNTFYNLHTEEERVIIFCLSLILSIVLSFLISYAICACAFWLSEISYFFVVTSLLVNIMSGGIFPLEIFGEGLQRLFRLMPFHYMIYFPVNILNGKISGELIWQGIIGQGVWIALLLLLCHFVWKWGMKRYLGLGG, from the coding sequence ATGACTAGGAATAAATATGTTGTTGCTTTTCGTATTGGCTTTCAAAGCTCACTGGAGTATCGATTTAATTTCTTTCTCTCACTGCTAAGTGCTGTCTTTCCGATGATTGTGCAATATTATATGTGGACAGCGGTATATGCAAGTGCTGGGGAGAATGCCGTATTCGGATATTCTTATCGTGAAATGATTATGTACACCATTCTAGCTGCTGTTGTTTCCAAGCTCGTCATTACGAATATTGAACACTCTATTGCTGAAGATATTAAGAGCGGAGGGTTGAACAAATATATTATCCAGCCGATCTATTACTTTGGTTTTCGAATCAGCTCGTATATTGGACAACGTCTCATTTATTTCACCATCTCTCTGTTCATCATCCTTGCTTTAACCTACGCATTAAATACTTTCTATAACCTTCACACTGAAGAAGAACGAGTGATCATCTTTTGCCTTTCCTTAATCCTGTCTATTGTTCTTAGCTTTTTGATTTCATACGCAATTTGTGCCTGTGCTTTCTGGTTATCCGAGATATCCTACTTCTTCGTAGTTACTAGCTTACTGGTTAATATTATGAGTGGCGGAATATTTCCATTGGAAATTTTCGGAGAGGGGCTGCAACGGTTATTTCGGTTAATGCCCTTTCATTATATGATTTACTTTCCTGTGAATATATTGAATGGCAAAATATCCGGGGAGTTGATCTGGCAGGGAATTATCGGACAGGGTGTGTGGATTGCTCTGCTGCTGCTACTCTGTCATTTTGTCTGGAAGTGGGGGATGAAAAGGTATTTAGGGCTAGGAGGCTGA
- a CDS encoding fibronectin type III domain-containing protein produces MRKDLFGRVKGFRRTLSLVIMIAVFVGLLPSMASAADRGAWAPNVSYALNDTVTYGGNTYKDIQPHTSLTGWEPPNAPALWQQIQGGGDTQAPSAPSNLQATGTTTSSITLDWNASTDNVGVTGYNVYRGSTLVGGVSGSALSYMDTGLSANTTYTYKVNAKDAAGNVSAYSNQISAITNAATGGDTQAPTVPTNVTVSATTSSSVSLSWNASSDNVGVTGYNVYQGTTLASTVTGTTATVSGLAASTAYSFTVVAKDAAGNVSAGSAAVSATTGTGGDGGQLPKHMLTGYWHNFVNGSSNIKLSDVSSQYDIIVLSFADMDPTKPGGVTFNVDSSLSTALGGYTNANLISDIQAKRAQGKKVIISIGGEHGNINLGSASPNVSNFVTSMSGLITQYGLDGMDIDLENGMNVANLTTAVRQIQQQVGSGFILTMAPQTIDMQNQNTSYMQLYNNLKDITTVMNVQYYNSGCMLGRDGQCYTQGTINFLTALSDLTLQWVTPSQLGIGVPAVPSAAGGGYVAPSVVNNALNCLATGNGCGSYKPVAKYPDIRGAMTWSINWDKTTNFNFANTVKPFLVTLP; encoded by the coding sequence ATGAGGAAAGATTTATTTGGAAGAGTAAAAGGATTCAGGAGGACGCTTTCGCTAGTAATTATGATAGCTGTATTTGTTGGATTATTGCCATCCATGGCTTCTGCTGCTGATCGGGGTGCGTGGGCGCCTAATGTATCTTATGCATTAAATGATACAGTGACGTATGGTGGAAACACGTATAAGGATATTCAGCCCCACACGTCTTTGACAGGCTGGGAGCCACCTAATGCGCCTGCTCTTTGGCAACAAATTCAGGGGGGAGGAGATACTCAAGCACCTTCCGCTCCTTCTAATCTACAAGCAACGGGCACTACAACATCCAGTATAACATTGGATTGGAATGCTTCGACGGATAATGTTGGAGTAACTGGTTACAATGTCTATCGAGGTTCCACGTTGGTGGGTGGCGTCTCGGGAAGTGCTCTCTCCTATATGGATACAGGACTTAGTGCTAACACGACCTATACGTATAAAGTGAATGCTAAGGATGCAGCAGGAAACGTATCTGCTTACAGCAATCAAATTAGTGCGATCACTAATGCTGCTACTGGTGGAGATACCCAAGCACCGACGGTTCCAACGAATGTTACTGTAAGCGCAACCACTTCATCCAGTGTTTCATTGTCTTGGAATGCATCCTCGGATAATGTAGGAGTTACAGGGTATAACGTATACCAAGGCACGACGTTAGCGTCCACAGTAACGGGTACAACGGCTACGGTATCAGGTCTCGCAGCTAGCACGGCGTATTCCTTTACAGTTGTAGCTAAAGATGCCGCAGGTAATGTCTCCGCTGGAAGTGCAGCGGTAAGTGCAACAACTGGTACAGGTGGAGACGGTGGTCAATTACCGAAACACATGCTGACAGGATATTGGCATAACTTTGTTAATGGTTCTTCCAATATTAAGTTAAGCGATGTATCAAGCCAATACGATATTATTGTTCTATCTTTTGCCGATATGGACCCAACGAAACCTGGTGGAGTCACCTTCAATGTTGATTCTTCATTATCCACTGCCCTTGGCGGGTATACCAATGCTAATCTGATTAGCGATATCCAGGCTAAGCGTGCACAAGGTAAGAAAGTTATTATATCTATTGGAGGAGAGCACGGCAATATTAATCTGGGTAGTGCATCACCGAATGTATCCAATTTCGTGACCAGCATGTCTGGTCTGATTACTCAGTATGGACTAGATGGTATGGACATCGACCTAGAGAACGGCATGAACGTAGCAAACTTGACGACAGCAGTTCGTCAGATACAGCAACAGGTGGGCTCCGGCTTCATCCTGACTATGGCTCCGCAAACGATCGATATGCAGAATCAAAATACATCCTATATGCAGCTCTACAATAACTTGAAGGACATCACAACCGTTATGAATGTTCAGTATTACAATTCAGGTTGTATGTTGGGCCGTGATGGACAGTGTTATACCCAAGGCACAATTAATTTCCTGACAGCTCTTTCCGATTTGACACTACAGTGGGTTACGCCTTCGCAATTAGGAATTGGTGTTCCAGCCGTACCTTCAGCAGCTGGAGGAGGTTATGTTGCTCCTAGTGTTGTTAACAATGCATTGAACTGCTTGGCGACTGGCAATGGTTGTGGAAGTTATAAACCTGTAGCTAAATACCCGGATATCCGTGGTGCGATGACGTGGTCCATTAACTGGGATAAAACCACCAATTTTAATTTTGCTAATACGGTTAAACCTTTCTTAGTGACTTTGCCTTAG
- a CDS encoding radical SAM protein, which translates to MQPKTEIKFDRSTFQNVKRTIQNMSMTSREQRHDPTFALDIPDDVGIKLNNGCNLRCKHCFEWANDGFHHDMAKDIKNQEIELSLLESILEQTRERKSRLFIWGGEPLFYSKFDEFADLLAKDPRNTTICTNALLIEQKLDSILKISEDMTLLISLDGFEVENDAIRGKGTFKKVIYMVNMLLELQRTGEYKGRISIGLTISDSMVTRLYEFMEYFENLGVDSVYFVFPWYITDDVAVKMDGYYEERFSWLEAAQQQQRYSWHSFSFRVSEENIEPLIAEIDRINKRVWQNRIRFQPALELDEVRDFVLGAEKPAMKRGQCLSIANRLDVMPDGQVNPCKFFPEFTLGDLNDTDLKEVFHSENFRKHREVLGEGLTPICSRCVLLYNYGR; encoded by the coding sequence ATGCAACCAAAAACGGAAATTAAATTTGACCGAAGTACGTTTCAAAATGTGAAGCGGACGATTCAGAACATGTCTATGACGAGCAGAGAACAAAGGCACGATCCGACGTTCGCATTGGATATTCCTGATGATGTCGGCATCAAGCTGAACAATGGCTGTAATCTGCGCTGCAAGCATTGCTTTGAATGGGCGAATGATGGCTTTCATCACGATATGGCTAAAGATATTAAAAATCAAGAGATTGAGTTGTCCTTACTTGAAAGTATCCTTGAACAAACTCGTGAGCGAAAATCAAGGTTGTTTATATGGGGCGGTGAACCGCTATTTTACAGTAAATTTGATGAATTTGCTGACTTGCTAGCCAAGGATCCACGCAATACGACAATCTGCACCAATGCGCTACTTATCGAGCAAAAGCTGGATTCCATTCTGAAAATTTCAGAGGATATGACACTGCTGATCAGCCTCGATGGGTTCGAGGTGGAGAATGACGCCATTCGCGGAAAAGGTACTTTCAAGAAGGTTATTTACATGGTGAACATGTTGCTGGAATTGCAGCGGACAGGTGAATATAAGGGCAGAATTTCTATCGGTCTGACCATTAGTGATTCAATGGTAACGAGGCTGTACGAGTTTATGGAGTATTTCGAGAATCTTGGTGTGGATAGCGTATATTTCGTATTCCCTTGGTATATTACTGACGATGTTGCCGTAAAGATGGACGGTTACTATGAAGAACGCTTTTCTTGGCTTGAAGCGGCTCAGCAGCAACAGCGTTATAGCTGGCATTCCTTTTCATTCCGTGTTTCCGAAGAGAATATAGAGCCGCTAATTGCTGAAATTGACCGGATCAATAAGCGGGTATGGCAGAACAGAATCCGTTTTCAACCTGCATTGGAATTAGATGAGGTAAGAGATTTTGTTCTAGGCGCAGAAAAACCGGCGATGAAGCGCGGTCAATGTTTGTCCATTGCGAACCGGCTGGATGTTATGCCCGATGGACAAGTAAATCCATGCAAGTTCTTCCCTGAGTTTACATTAGGTGATCTGAACGATACCGATCTGAAGGAAGTTTTCCATAGTGAAAATTTCCGAAAGCATAGGGAAGTGCTGGGAGAAGGATTAACGCCAATCTGTTCAAGATGTGTGCTGTTATATAACTATGGCCGTTAA
- a CDS encoding carbohydrate ABC transporter permease — translation MKTNVDSPSKKLVGKGLSVLGKLILLGYAVFTLYPLYWLFISAFKTNEDFFQRPYALPHEWMKENIIRAWDLGNMGRAMYNSTLVTLSSVILTLILGLLAGYVLSRFNFRFKKVVVTLFLAGLLIPIHSTLVPLFLMMKEIGLLDTYGALILPYTAFELPIAIFLAMGYMASIPREIEEAAMIDGNGWWGIFGRIIFPLCTPIIATISILAFLRFWNDFSFALVFINSQALKTLPLSLALFSDGFGTDYSLTMGAMAIAVIPTILVYLILQDQIMKGMVAGSIKG, via the coding sequence ATGAAGACTAACGTAGATTCCCCTAGTAAAAAACTTGTAGGAAAAGGATTATCGGTACTCGGAAAGCTGATTTTACTCGGATATGCCGTTTTTACGCTGTATCCTCTATATTGGTTGTTTATTAGTGCATTTAAGACGAACGAGGATTTCTTCCAACGCCCTTATGCCTTACCACACGAATGGATGAAAGAAAATATTATTCGTGCGTGGGATCTTGGGAATATGGGTAGAGCGATGTATAATTCTACGTTAGTGACGTTAAGTTCAGTCATACTCACGCTTATCCTTGGTCTTCTCGCAGGTTACGTGCTTTCACGATTCAACTTTCGGTTTAAGAAGGTGGTCGTGACCTTATTCCTGGCGGGTCTGCTTATTCCGATTCATAGTACGCTTGTGCCGTTATTTCTTATGATGAAAGAGATCGGATTGTTGGATACGTACGGGGCACTGATTTTACCGTATACGGCGTTTGAACTTCCAATCGCGATTTTCTTGGCCATGGGTTACATGGCCTCGATTCCGAGGGAGATTGAGGAAGCAGCCATGATCGATGGCAACGGTTGGTGGGGGATTTTTGGCCGGATTATCTTCCCGCTATGCACTCCAATCATCGCAACCATTTCCATTTTAGCGTTTCTGCGTTTCTGGAATGATTTTTCTTTTGCTCTTGTATTCATTAACTCGCAAGCGCTAAAGACGTTGCCACTTAGTCTGGCATTATTCTCAGACGGATTTGGGACCGATTACAGCTTGACGATGGGGGCGATGGCTATTGCTGTCATACCGACAATTCTCGTATATCTGATTCTTCAAGATCAAATTATGAAGGGTATGGTGGCAGGCTCGATTAAAGGCTAG
- the msrA gene encoding peptide-methionine (S)-S-oxide reductase MsrA, producing the protein MNNQNNIEDSTGSLSFSQKGVQTATFGMGCFWSPESLFGHLRGVVRTRVGYAGGTSLNPTYHQIGDHTETIEIDFDPEIITLEEILDVFWSNHNPININDYKGRQYRSLLLYHDDFQQEIIHHVIKKRQEQKKGAPATEIAPYSVFTVAEDRHQKYYLKRYPNAIEKLTILYPSQEDLVSSTLAARLNGLAKGYINLEHITNEMGEWTISSSHREMMIDLIKQIRW; encoded by the coding sequence ATGAACAATCAGAACAACATAGAAGATAGCACCGGATCACTGTCTTTTTCGCAGAAGGGCGTTCAAACCGCAACATTCGGTATGGGTTGTTTCTGGAGTCCTGAGTCCTTATTCGGTCATTTGCGAGGCGTTGTTAGAACACGTGTGGGATATGCCGGGGGGACCTCTTTAAATCCTACTTATCATCAGATAGGCGACCATACCGAAACGATTGAAATTGATTTTGATCCGGAAATAATTACTTTAGAGGAAATTTTAGACGTATTCTGGAGCAACCACAATCCGATAAATATCAATGATTATAAAGGACGGCAATATAGGTCTCTGCTGCTATATCATGATGACTTTCAACAAGAAATAATACATCATGTCATAAAGAAAAGACAGGAGCAGAAAAAGGGAGCGCCTGCAACCGAGATTGCTCCTTATTCTGTATTTACTGTTGCCGAAGATAGGCACCAAAAATATTATCTGAAAAGATATCCGAACGCGATTGAGAAGCTAACAATTCTTTACCCTTCTCAAGAGGATTTGGTAAGCTCGACCCTAGCCGCCCGCTTGAACGGATTGGCAAAAGGATATATCAACTTGGAGCATATTACGAATGAAATGGGTGAATGGACGATAAGCTCAAGTCATCGAGAAATGATGATTGACCTTATAAAACAAATTCGGTGGTAA
- a CDS encoding ABC transporter permease, with protein sequence MNFVIELRRHLYILALFAKNSIISQMEYRVNFITGIFVEAAFLMAKLLYVMVVYKTNVHIDGLTPDTILMFMGTHILLTGIYMGLFYNNFQRLTEYVRNGMLDLMIVKPISLQFLVSVRHIEVGMPIPNIIAGSVMVAIGWSASDIPFTFLNVALFITFMFIATIMTYCIMIIPSLLSFWFLNTSAASEISYSVWDANNMPHLIYNKWIQRIGTFIIPVFIITNFAPLVVLHKLTKIEIVWGILAPIVFFLLIRVLWKRALKVYSSSNL encoded by the coding sequence TTGAACTTTGTCATCGAACTGCGAAGACATTTGTATATCCTTGCATTATTCGCGAAAAACTCTATCATTTCGCAGATGGAATACCGGGTTAATTTTATTACAGGAATATTCGTGGAAGCGGCTTTCCTTATGGCTAAGCTGCTGTATGTGATGGTCGTGTACAAAACCAATGTACATATTGATGGTTTGACGCCAGATACGATCCTGATGTTTATGGGGACTCATATTCTGCTCACAGGCATTTATATGGGATTGTTCTACAACAATTTTCAACGATTAACCGAATATGTTCGCAACGGAATGCTCGATTTAATGATAGTCAAGCCCATCTCGTTGCAATTTCTGGTCTCAGTAAGGCACATCGAGGTGGGCATGCCGATCCCGAATATCATTGCAGGGTCGGTCATGGTCGCAATAGGCTGGAGTGCTTCTGATATTCCGTTTACCTTTCTCAATGTGGCTTTATTTATTACCTTTATGTTCATAGCTACGATCATGACGTACTGTATCATGATTATCCCTTCTCTGCTGTCGTTTTGGTTCCTAAATACATCGGCAGCCAGCGAGATTTCTTATTCGGTATGGGACGCCAACAATATGCCGCATTTGATCTACAACAAATGGATTCAGCGTATTGGGACATTTATTATTCCGGTGTTTATCATTACAAACTTCGCACCTCTAGTTGTCCTCCATAAACTAACCAAGATTGAAATCGTTTGGGGTATTCTGGCACCCATTGTATTTTTCTTGCTGATTCGGGTTTTGTGGAAGCGGGCATTGAAGGTGTATAGTAGTTCAAATCTGTAA